The following proteins are encoded in a genomic region of Oryza brachyantha chromosome 11, ObraRS2, whole genome shotgun sequence:
- the LOC102709500 gene encoding ankyrin repeat protein SKIP35-like produces the protein MPHVRSAAAAKLMEEQLASPEMDMDELGVAEGGAVDGSNGGGSKECPLPPPARDSRGAAKGGVAAAAKKPRSVSSDFGDELDLELGNGDATTKEGGRQQERKLSRHDRVELSRSFQHAVSSHDWESAEGLVSQADAQGLNDVLCVAVDAIWFLSDKEELHAVVALIRRIVSEGANDFTRAALRTSFLASCVSACRGRTTSLADAVSFMGQKLHERLQESHGDEVLKAEASAKVHKFTEWALKCIGLHSRVRENKGRGNHGTMIEVQLQLSAFKTFLDLADNDLTGKDFTEAFDAACFPLTLFSNTFDQGWASGISAAAIQGLLELLVEGGADNVNQCFLEAARYGSTELVRILLQIARRNSLDIDVDLALGFAAHYGKLETMGCLVEEGNAVAFLGPLMRAAERGCLQVVEWFVNLGCRDMELCLALTAATSSSQVAVAAYLLPLVPKHVLAPLSVEILKAAGERSTGSLHGVDFLLRSNFLNDPAATYAVADNIAKSADEAVDAKLRTFMLEHWSEAAFSEGFASAQEHFVNFMRIMEKGESPICLRDLPLELVIAMAYLPLYRECMESGGRLLPQKLRGQLVEAAGRLEGRQLDRASQGTELLAILKHHLPCFMIQT, from the exons ATGCCCCACGTTaggtccgccgccgcggcgaagcTGATGGAGGAGCAGCTGGCCTCCCCGGAGATGGATATGGATGAGCTGGGCgtggcggagggcggcgcggtggacGGCAGTAATGGCGGGGGCTCCAAGGAGtgccctctgccgccgcctgctAGGGATTCCAGGGGCGCCGCCAAGGGGGGtgtggccgcggccgccaaGAAGCCGAGATCGGTGAGCTCCGACTTCGGCGACGAGCTGGATTTGGAGCTCGGGAATGGGGACGCCACAACCAAGGAGGGTGGCAGGCAGCAGGAGAGGAAGCTGTCGAGGCACGACCGGGTCGAGCTCAGCCGGTCCTTCCAGCACGCCGTGAGCTCGCACGACTGGGAGAGCGCCGAGGGGCTGGTGTCACAGGCCGACGCGCAGGGGCTCAACGACGTGCTCTGCGTGGCCGTTGATGCCATCTGGTTCCTCAGTGACAAGGAGGAGCTGCATGCCGTTGTGGCTTTGATTCGGAGGATCGTGTCAGAAGGCGCGAACGATTTCACGCGCGCCGCGCTCCGGACATCGTTCCTAGCATCCTGCGTGTCGGCGTGCAGGGGGCGGACGACTAGCCTCGCCGATGCTGTGAGCTTCATGGGACAAAA GTTGCATGAGCGCCTTCAAGAATCCCATGGTGATGAGGTATTGAAAGCAGAAGCAAGTGCAAAGGTACACAAATTCACAGAATGGGCTCTAAAGTGTATCGGTCTGCATTCGCGTGTGCGGGAGAATAAGGGCAGAGGAAACCATGGCACAATGATTGAGGTCCAGCTTCAGCTGTCTGCTTTCAAGACGTTTCTGGATCTTGCTGATAATGATCTTACTGGGAAGGATTTCACGGAGGCCTTTGATGCTGCATGTTTTCCTCTTACACTCTTCTCAAACACCTTTGACCAAGGTTGGGCATCAGGTATCTCAGCAGCCGCGATACAGGGTCTCTTAGAGTTGTTAGTAGAGGGTGGTGCTGATAATGTGAACCAATGCTTTCTTGAGGCTGCACGCTATGGAAGCACTGAACTTGTGCGCATCTTACTTCAg ATTGCTCGAAGGAATAGCTTGGACATCGATGTGGATCTAGCGCTTGGATTTGCTGCTCACTATGGGAAACTGGAAACCATGGGGTGCTTAGTTGAGGAAGGTAATGCGGTTGCCTTTCTTGGCCCTTTAATGCGGGCAGCTGAACGGGGATGTCTTCAAGTTGTTGAATGGTTTGTCAACCTTGGTTGTCGGGACATGGAGCTTTGCTTAGCCCTTACTGCTGCCACCTCTAGTAGCCAGGTTGCAGTTGCAGCCTATCTTCTGCCTCTAGTTCCAAAACATGTTCTTGCCCCCCTCAGTGTCGAAATTCTCAAGGCTGCTGGTGAGAGGAGCACCGGTTCCCTGCATGGTGTGGACTTCCTTCTCCGCTCAAACTTCCTCAATGACCCAGCTGCCACATATGCTGTAGCAGACAACATTGCAAAATCTGCTGATGAGGCAGTGGATGCAAAGCTTAGAACTTTCATGCTTGAGCATTGGTCAGAAGCAGCGTTTTCTGAGGGATTTGCATCTGCGCAAGAGCACTTCGTTAACTTCATGAGGATAATGGAAAAGGGTGAGTCGCCAATTTGCCTTAGGGACCTCCCACTTGAGCTGGTGATTGCCATGGCCTACCTACCACTGTACAGGGAATGCATGGAGTCAGGTGGGCGGCTATTGCCGCAAAAGCTGAGAGGGCAGCTTGTTGAGGCTGCTGGTAGACTCGAGGGCCGGCAGCTGGACAGGGCTAGCCAAGGCACAGAGCTCCTGGCCATCTTGAAGCACCACCTCCCGTGTTTCATGATTCAGACTTGA